One Gemmatimonadota bacterium DNA segment encodes these proteins:
- the kynU gene encoding kynureninase: MDTRPDQRMDAGEMDARDGLSAFRSRFHFPLAGNGAEAVYLVGHSLGLQPVATREYVERELDNWRSLGVEGHFKGENPWMPYHEALADPLARLAGALPGEVVAMNTLTVNLHLIMVSFYRPTPERYRILVEGAAFPSDQYAVASQVAWHGYDPAESVIELRPREGEDTVRTGDIEDLLEQEGASIALVFLGGVNYLTGQAFDMDRITAAGHRQGCVVGFDLAHAMGNLELRLHDWDVDFAVWCSYKYLNGGPGCVGGCFVHERHGRKDDLPRFAGWWGHDKSTRFRMPSAFEAIPGAEGWQLSNPPILPLAALRASLELFDEAGMDRLREKSRGLTGYLEHLLRDRFPGELDIITPSDPEQRGCQLSLRTGPRGGYVHRHLAEHGIWCDWREPDVIRVAPVPLYNRFADVRRFVEVMAEGMERSKRAG, translated from the coding sequence ATGGACACGCGACCCGACCAGCGAATGGACGCCGGCGAGATGGACGCCAGAGACGGGCTTTCGGCCTTCCGGTCGCGTTTTCATTTCCCGCTGGCCGGAAACGGGGCGGAGGCGGTCTACCTGGTGGGCCATTCGCTCGGACTCCAGCCCGTAGCCACACGGGAATACGTGGAACGGGAACTCGACAACTGGCGAAGCCTGGGCGTCGAAGGGCATTTCAAGGGGGAGAACCCCTGGATGCCTTACCACGAAGCGCTGGCGGACCCGCTGGCCCGCCTTGCCGGCGCCCTGCCCGGCGAAGTCGTCGCCATGAATACGCTCACGGTGAATCTCCACCTGATAATGGTCTCCTTCTACCGGCCGACCCCGGAGAGATACCGCATCCTCGTCGAGGGCGCCGCCTTCCCCTCCGACCAGTACGCCGTCGCTTCGCAGGTTGCCTGGCACGGTTACGACCCCGCGGAAAGCGTGATCGAACTGCGGCCGCGGGAAGGGGAGGACACGGTCCGCACCGGGGACATCGAGGACCTGCTCGAACAGGAAGGCGCGTCCATCGCCCTGGTCTTCCTGGGCGGTGTGAACTACCTGACCGGCCAGGCCTTCGACATGGACCGGATCACAGCGGCGGGCCATCGCCAAGGCTGCGTCGTGGGATTCGACCTCGCCCACGCCATGGGAAACCTGGAGCTGCGGCTGCACGACTGGGACGTAGACTTCGCCGTCTGGTGTTCCTACAAGTACCTGAACGGCGGACCCGGCTGCGTAGGCGGGTGCTTCGTCCACGAACGGCACGGACGGAAAGACGACCTGCCCCGGTTCGCCGGATGGTGGGGACACGACAAGTCCACCCGGTTCCGGATGCCCTCGGCATTCGAGGCGATCCCGGGCGCGGAAGGCTGGCAGCTCAGCAATCCGCCCATACTCCCGCTGGCGGCCCTGCGCGCCTCGCTGGAGCTTTTCGACGAGGCCGGCATGGACCGGCTGCGCGAGAAGAGCAGGGGGTTGACCGGGTACCTGGAACACCTGCTCCGTGACCGCTTCCCGGGTGAATTGGACATCATCACGCCGTCGGACCCGGAGCAGCGCGGATGCCAGCTTTCGCTCAGGACGGGGCCGCGAGGCGGCTACGTGCACCGGCATCTGGCGGAACACGGCATCTGGTGCGACTGGCGGGAGCCCGACGTGATCCGCGTCGCCCCCGTACCGCTGTACAACCGTTTTGCGGACGTCCGCCGTTTCGTGGAGGTCATGGCGGAGGGCATGGAGCGGTCCAAGCGGGCCGGGTGA
- a CDS encoding FAD-dependent monooxygenase: MGAKRETVTLIGAGLAGSLLAIFLARRGFRVEVYEKRSDIRRESAGAGHPGQAGRSINLAMSVRGLHALGQVGLRDEVLAMAIPMVGRLIHPVGGDRVLQPYGQREDEVIYSVSRGELNRFLLDAAEREDGVRLHFNARCTGLEFRTGVLYVRDDATNHVHSLRPDRVIGVDGSASAIRTAMMNVGRFDLSQQYLTHGYKELTIPAGPDGAYRMEPNALHIWPRGMYMLIALPNLDGSYTCTLFFPHEGEYSFASLLEPRQILDFFKMQFPDAMALMPDLATLYRDNPTGSLVTLKCSPWHYRDRVLLLGDAAHAIVPFFGQGMNCAFEDCTILDECIETHWPDWGSVFESFGRRRKKDTDAIADMALANYVEMRDLVSDPGFQLRQKVGFLLEQKYPDRFIPRYSMVSFHRYPYSEALHCGEIQEGILRELCASISTADQVDWNTAERLVGERLGARMTPG; encoded by the coding sequence ATGGGGGCCAAACGGGAAACCGTAACCCTGATCGGCGCGGGTCTTGCCGGATCCCTGCTGGCGATCTTCCTCGCCCGCCGTGGATTCCGAGTCGAGGTGTACGAGAAGCGGTCCGATATCCGCCGCGAATCGGCTGGCGCCGGTCACCCCGGCCAGGCCGGCAGGTCGATCAATCTGGCCATGTCGGTGCGGGGCCTTCATGCGCTGGGGCAGGTAGGCCTGCGAGACGAAGTCCTGGCCATGGCGATCCCCATGGTGGGACGGCTGATCCATCCCGTGGGAGGCGACCGGGTCCTGCAGCCCTACGGCCAGCGGGAGGACGAGGTCATCTACTCCGTATCCCGCGGCGAACTGAACCGGTTCCTGCTGGACGCCGCGGAACGGGAAGACGGCGTGCGGCTGCATTTCAACGCCCGGTGCACCGGACTGGAATTCCGAACCGGCGTGCTGTACGTCCGCGACGACGCGACCAATCACGTCCACTCCCTCCGCCCCGATCGGGTCATCGGCGTGGACGGCTCGGCATCGGCCATCCGGACGGCCATGATGAACGTGGGCCGGTTCGACCTTTCCCAGCAGTACCTGACCCATGGCTACAAGGAACTGACCATTCCCGCCGGACCGGACGGCGCGTACAGGATGGAGCCCAATGCCCTCCATATCTGGCCACGGGGCATGTACATGCTCATCGCGCTGCCGAACCTGGACGGCAGTTACACCTGCACCCTCTTCTTCCCCCACGAAGGCGAGTACAGTTTCGCCAGTCTCCTGGAGCCGCGCCAGATACTGGACTTCTTCAAGATGCAGTTTCCCGATGCGATGGCGCTGATGCCCGATCTGGCCACCCTGTACCGCGACAATCCCACCGGGTCCCTGGTCACCCTCAAGTGTTCTCCCTGGCATTACCGCGACCGGGTGCTGCTCCTGGGTGATGCCGCGCACGCGATCGTGCCGTTCTTCGGCCAGGGGATGAACTGCGCTTTCGAAGACTGCACCATCCTCGACGAATGTATCGAGACGCACTGGCCGGACTGGGGAAGCGTATTCGAGTCCTTCGGGCGCCGTCGGAAAAAAGACACGGATGCCATCGCCGACATGGCGCTGGCCAATTACGTCGAAATGCGCGACCTGGTAAGCGATCCCGGTTTCCAGTTGCGGCAGAAGGTGGGATTCCTGCTGGAACAGAAGTACCCCGACCGGTTCATCCCGCGGTATTCCATGGTGTCGTTCCACCGGTACCCCTACAGCGAGGCACTGCACTGCGGCGAGATCCAGGAAGGCATCCTCCGGGAGCTCTGCGCCTCCATCTCCACGGCGGACCAGGTCGACTGGAACACGGCGGAGCGACTCGTCGGAGAGCGGCTCGGCGCGCGGATGACGCCTGGATGA